In one Corallococcus sp. EGB genomic region, the following are encoded:
- a CDS encoding twin-arginine translocase subunit TatC: protein MSLSEHLTELRSRLIKCSLAVLVLGAVSLVFAKPIFGVLMRPVLDALPPDGRSLVYTSGIEEINVLMKVGVYCGIFLTTPVILWQIWGFVSPGLYPEERKYASPFVVLGSVAFIVGALFCYFLVLPNMFKFLLNEEETIALEQRVEAARLGAEDALRFLRIGEVERAGHLAKETSAALTAAGDGQVLDPQVASAKSVELTARLKGLGDLLDAASDGLGVPARGVLRQAVEKRVEAVTAFGKQDYVASETAMDQAASLLAGVAPTRAEEMANMWRLQKELARGHAESEAARWTRPMLTMDEQLSLVLLLILAFGVIFELPLVMALLGIVGVVQSRWLFRYQRHAFVVCLIAAAVLTPTGDVVNLSLMAGPMLLCYELGVLAVWLIEKRRGKAEASTDITPAA from the coding sequence ATGAGCCTGTCGGAGCACCTCACGGAGCTCCGCTCGCGGCTCATCAAGTGTTCGCTCGCGGTGCTCGTGCTGGGCGCCGTGTCGCTGGTGTTCGCCAAGCCCATCTTCGGCGTGTTGATGCGGCCGGTGCTGGACGCGCTGCCCCCGGACGGGCGGTCGCTCGTCTACACATCCGGCATCGAAGAAATCAACGTGCTGATGAAGGTGGGCGTGTACTGCGGCATCTTCCTCACCACGCCCGTCATCCTCTGGCAGATCTGGGGCTTCGTGTCGCCGGGGCTCTACCCGGAGGAGCGCAAGTACGCCTCGCCCTTCGTGGTGCTGGGCTCCGTCGCGTTCATCGTGGGCGCGCTGTTCTGCTACTTCCTGGTGCTGCCCAACATGTTCAAGTTCCTCCTCAACGAGGAGGAGACCATCGCCCTGGAGCAGCGCGTGGAGGCGGCGCGCCTGGGCGCCGAGGACGCGCTGCGCTTCCTGCGCATTGGCGAAGTGGAGCGCGCCGGCCACCTGGCCAAGGAGACCAGCGCCGCGCTCACCGCCGCGGGTGACGGTCAGGTGCTGGACCCGCAGGTGGCCTCCGCGAAGAGCGTGGAGCTGACGGCCCGGCTCAAGGGCCTGGGCGACCTCCTGGACGCGGCGTCGGACGGGCTGGGCGTGCCCGCGCGCGGCGTGCTGCGCCAGGCGGTGGAGAAGCGCGTGGAGGCGGTGACGGCCTTCGGCAAGCAGGACTACGTCGCGTCGGAGACCGCCATGGACCAGGCGGCGAGCCTGCTCGCGGGGGTGGCGCCCACGCGCGCGGAGGAGATGGCCAACATGTGGCGGCTCCAGAAGGAGCTGGCCCGGGGCCACGCGGAGTCCGAGGCCGCGCGCTGGACGCGGCCCATGCTGACCATGGACGAGCAGCTGTCGCTGGTGCTGCTGCTCATCCTCGCCTTCGGCGTCATCTTCGAGTTGCCGCTGGTGATGGCGCTGCTGGGCATCGTCGGGGTGGTGCAGTCGCGGTGGCTCTTCCGCTACCAGCGCCACGCGTTCGTGGTGTGCCTCATCGCGGCGGCGGTGCTGACGCCCACGGGTGACGTGGTGAACCTGTCGCTCATGGCCGGCCCCATGCTGCTCTGCTACGAGCTGGGCGTGCTGGCGGTGTGGCTCATCGAGAAGCGCCGTGGGAAGGCGGAGGCCTCCACGGACATCACCCCGGCGGCGTAG
- the tatB gene encoding Sec-independent protein translocase protein TatB translates to MFNIGAGEMVFILVAALIVLGPQRLPELARAIGKFMREFRRQTDDVRNVVEREFYAMDQEFEREPPPRPGTRVPSPPPELAPSTLPDAAPANVLAEPAPALIATVDPANVPAPSEAAAEAPVAGPPQASAETGAAPAQDENGIPQLAPIPGTVARNAPKRS, encoded by the coding sequence ATGTTCAACATCGGCGCAGGCGAAATGGTGTTCATCCTGGTGGCCGCGCTGATCGTGCTCGGCCCCCAGCGGCTGCCTGAGCTGGCGCGGGCCATTGGCAAGTTCATGCGCGAGTTCCGCCGGCAGACGGACGACGTCCGCAACGTGGTGGAGCGCGAGTTCTACGCCATGGACCAGGAGTTCGAGCGCGAACCCCCGCCGCGTCCGGGCACGCGCGTGCCGTCCCCGCCGCCGGAGCTGGCCCCGTCCACCCTCCCGGACGCTGCCCCGGCCAACGTGCTCGCCGAGCCCGCGCCCGCGCTCATCGCGACGGTGGACCCGGCGAACGTTCCCGCGCCCTCCGAGGCCGCCGCGGAGGCCCCTGTCGCCGGTCCGCCGCAGGCTTCGGCGGAGACGGGGGCCGCGCCGGCGCAGGACGAGAACGGGATTCCGCAACTCGCCCCCATCCCGGGCACGGTGGCGCGCAACGCGCCGAAACGGAGCTGA
- a CDS encoding MFS transporter, giving the protein MPESPESAAASSRPVSERAVVLLIGAVQFVNILDFVMVMPLGPDFAKGLGIESSHIGTIGGSYTAAASVAGLLGGYFLDRFDRRKALAVCMLGLVAATAAGGLALGLSTLLLARVCAGIFGGPATALSLSIIADLIPVARRGRALGAVMAAFSVASVVGVPLALKVAEAGGWRLPFFVVAALGLMVVGAALGFLPPVRGHLKPGGGAAKAPGMGALLSHPDVRLSYLMTALVMMSSFIVIPNISAYLQQNLGYPRDRLWIIYFAGGLVSFVTLRLTGPLVDRFGSFRVGTVGVVLAAVTTYVGFVAYPAWLPIPALFMVFMLAMGVRNVAYNTLTSRVPDNPVRARFMSLQSATQHMASALGAFLSSRLLVDLPDGTLGGMDTIAWVSIGLAAGVPVMLRVVEGRVRSREQARALAVPPAQGLAAPLSAEAQPHG; this is encoded by the coding sequence ATGCCCGAGTCGCCCGAATCCGCCGCCGCCTCCTCCCGTCCCGTCTCCGAGCGCGCCGTGGTGCTGCTCATCGGCGCGGTGCAGTTCGTCAACATCCTCGACTTCGTGATGGTGATGCCGCTGGGCCCGGACTTCGCGAAGGGGCTGGGCATCGAGTCCTCGCACATCGGGACCATTGGCGGCAGCTACACCGCCGCCGCGAGCGTGGCGGGGCTCCTGGGCGGCTACTTCCTGGACCGCTTCGACCGGCGCAAGGCGCTGGCCGTGTGCATGCTGGGGCTCGTCGCGGCCACCGCGGCGGGGGGCCTGGCGCTGGGGCTGTCCACGCTGCTGCTCGCGCGGGTGTGCGCGGGCATCTTCGGCGGGCCGGCGACGGCGCTGTCCCTGTCCATCATCGCGGACCTCATCCCGGTGGCGCGCCGGGGCCGGGCGCTGGGCGCGGTGATGGCGGCCTTCTCCGTGGCCTCCGTGGTGGGCGTGCCCCTGGCGCTGAAGGTGGCGGAGGCCGGCGGCTGGCGGCTGCCCTTCTTCGTGGTGGCGGCGCTGGGCCTGATGGTGGTGGGGGCCGCGCTGGGGTTCCTGCCGCCGGTGCGCGGGCACCTGAAGCCCGGGGGCGGCGCGGCGAAGGCCCCGGGCATGGGGGCGCTGCTCTCCCACCCCGACGTGCGGCTGTCCTACCTGATGACGGCGCTGGTGATGATGAGCAGCTTCATCGTCATCCCCAACATCTCCGCCTACCTCCAGCAGAACCTGGGCTACCCGCGCGACCGGCTGTGGATCATCTACTTCGCGGGCGGCCTCGTGAGCTTCGTCACCCTGCGGCTGACGGGGCCGCTGGTGGACCGCTTCGGCTCCTTCCGCGTGGGCACGGTGGGCGTGGTGCTGGCGGCCGTCACCACCTACGTGGGCTTCGTGGCGTACCCCGCGTGGCTGCCCATCCCCGCGCTGTTCATGGTCTTCATGCTGGCCATGGGCGTGCGCAACGTGGCGTACAACACGCTCACCTCGCGCGTGCCGGACAACCCGGTGCGCGCGCGCTTCATGTCGCTGCAGTCCGCCACCCAGCACATGGCCTCCGCGCTGGGGGCCTTCCTGTCGTCGCGCCTGCTGGTGGACCTGCCGGACGGGACGCTGGGCGGTATGGACACCATCGCCTGGGTGTCCATCGGGCTGGCGGCGGGGGTGCCCGTCATGTTGCGGGTGGTGGAGGGGCGGGTGCGCTCGCGTGAGCAGGCCCGGGCCCTGGCGGTCCCCCCGGCCCAGGGGCTGGCGGCGCCGCTGTCTGCGGAGGCCCAGCCCCACGGCTGA
- a CDS encoding methyl-accepting chemotaxis protein → MPYRLKKPGLRGILLGSFGLALAVILGTLYFVVPRQVGNHLRERMALHAHGKAQEVKALVEKQANTQPVPNLDGLYLQDDDFSVVAVLDAQGVPRATFPAPPPAWFRKGLEERLQQRPLPQLEEMVFEDRGWAVSEPVSLAGGVPGEVVVVVDGARLEGVLQALRQTVLLAFLVGLVLFLLVAFLISRAFILHPLDAMMSMARKLAEADLTGRVEVRNNKDELGQLAEALNRMGQSWRDTLGRVRGVSDVVAGVIEQIHRTGTTVSSGAGTVQARVEETSSSMVQMMASLRGIAENVEVLYQSAEESSSSIMEMAATNDEVAENVQAMAASVEETTSAIEEMTYSIKEVAKNIEDLSASTEDTSSAISQMDAAIGQVDANANETARLSEQVFEDAQTGVEALRKTLSGIDRIKETSRTAAGVIDSLGRRISEIGNILNVIDDVAEQTNLLALNAAIIAAQAGEHGKGFAVVAEEIKDLAERTGASTKEIAELIRGVQEESRNAVVVMNQGVKSVEEGVQLGREAEGALRKINDSTQKSTQMVKAIARATVEQARGSKQVTAAIHRISATVSMISQASNEQARGGEQIMKSAERMKTLTQHVQRSSQEQAHGSKQITRSIESINEMVTHLNRAQKEQTKGSEQVLKAVETIKGVSEHQTRSVRQLEEAIDNLTRQAEILRAEVRRFRV, encoded by the coding sequence TTGCCATATCGCCTCAAGAAACCCGGTCTCCGGGGCATCCTCCTGGGTTCGTTCGGACTCGCGCTGGCCGTCATCCTGGGGACGCTCTACTTCGTCGTCCCCCGCCAGGTGGGCAACCACCTGAGGGAGCGCATGGCCCTGCACGCCCACGGCAAGGCCCAGGAGGTGAAGGCCCTGGTCGAAAAGCAGGCGAACACCCAGCCGGTCCCCAACCTGGACGGGCTCTACCTGCAGGATGACGACTTCAGCGTCGTGGCGGTGCTGGACGCCCAGGGGGTGCCCCGCGCCACCTTCCCCGCCCCCCCGCCCGCCTGGTTCCGCAAGGGCCTGGAGGAGCGCCTCCAGCAGCGGCCCCTCCCGCAGCTGGAAGAAATGGTTTTCGAGGATCGCGGCTGGGCGGTCTCCGAACCGGTTTCGCTCGCGGGCGGTGTGCCCGGCGAGGTCGTGGTGGTGGTGGACGGAGCCAGGCTGGAGGGCGTGCTCCAGGCGCTGCGCCAGACGGTGCTGCTGGCGTTCCTCGTGGGCCTGGTGCTCTTCCTCCTGGTGGCGTTCCTCATCTCGCGCGCGTTCATCCTCCATCCGCTGGACGCGATGATGTCCATGGCGCGCAAGCTGGCGGAGGCCGACCTCACCGGCCGCGTGGAGGTGCGCAACAACAAGGACGAGCTGGGGCAGCTGGCGGAGGCCCTGAACCGCATGGGGCAGTCCTGGCGCGACACGCTGGGCCGCGTGCGCGGCGTGTCCGACGTGGTGGCCGGCGTCATCGAGCAGATCCACCGCACCGGCACCACCGTGTCCTCCGGCGCGGGCACCGTGCAGGCCCGCGTGGAGGAGACGTCCTCCTCCATGGTGCAGATGATGGCCAGCCTGCGCGGCATCGCGGAGAACGTGGAGGTCCTCTACCAGAGCGCGGAGGAGAGCAGCTCCTCCATCATGGAGATGGCCGCCACCAACGACGAGGTGGCGGAGAACGTCCAGGCCATGGCCGCCAGCGTGGAGGAGACCACCAGCGCCATCGAGGAGATGACGTACTCCATCAAGGAGGTGGCCAAGAACATCGAGGACCTCTCCGCGTCCACGGAGGACACGTCCTCGGCCATCAGCCAGATGGACGCCGCCATCGGCCAGGTCGACGCCAACGCCAACGAGACGGCCCGCCTGTCCGAGCAGGTCTTCGAGGACGCGCAGACCGGCGTGGAGGCCCTGCGCAAGACGCTCTCCGGCATCGACCGCATCAAGGAGACCAGCCGCACCGCCGCGGGCGTCATCGACAGCCTGGGCCGGCGCATCAGCGAGATTGGCAACATCCTCAACGTCATCGACGACGTGGCGGAGCAGACGAACCTCCTGGCCCTCAACGCCGCCATCATCGCGGCGCAGGCGGGCGAGCACGGCAAGGGCTTCGCGGTGGTGGCGGAGGAGATCAAGGACCTGGCCGAGCGCACCGGCGCGTCCACCAAGGAGATCGCCGAGCTCATCCGCGGCGTGCAGGAGGAGAGCCGCAACGCCGTGGTGGTGATGAACCAGGGCGTCAAGAGCGTGGAGGAGGGCGTGCAGCTGGGCCGCGAGGCGGAAGGCGCCCTGCGGAAGATCAACGACAGCACCCAGAAGTCCACGCAGATGGTGAAGGCCATTGCCCGCGCCACCGTGGAGCAGGCGCGCGGCAGCAAGCAGGTGACGGCCGCCATCCACCGCATCTCCGCCACCGTGTCGATGATCTCCCAGGCCTCCAATGAACAGGCCCGGGGCGGCGAGCAGATCATGAAGAGCGCGGAGCGGATGAAGACGCTCACCCAGCACGTGCAGCGCTCCAGCCAGGAGCAGGCGCACGGCAGCAAGCAGATCACCCGCTCCATCGAAAGCATCAACGAGATGGTCACCCACCTGAACCGCGCCCAGAAGGAACAGACCAAGGGCAGCGAGCAGGTGCTCAAGGCGGTGGAGACCATCAAGGGCGTGTCCGAGCACCAGACGCGCTCGGTGCGCCAGTTGGAAGAGGCCATCGACAACCTCACGCGCCAGGCGGAGATCCTCCGGGCGGAGGTCCGCCGCTTCCGCGTCTGA